Proteins found in one Lycium ferocissimum isolate CSIRO_LF1 chromosome 6, AGI_CSIRO_Lferr_CH_V1, whole genome shotgun sequence genomic segment:
- the LOC132059265 gene encoding ubiquitin C-terminal hydrolase 13-like isoform X2: protein MLVPNSDFPVEGPQPMEVATADTASTVDGPPVDDPPSARFTWTIENFSRLNVKKLYSEVFHVGGYKWRILIFPKGNNVDHLSMYLDVADSPSLPYGWSRYAQFSLAVLNQAHNKFTVRKDTQHQFNARESDWGFTSFMPLSELYDPSRGYLMDDTVIVEADVAVRRVVDYWSHDSKKETGCVGLKNQGATCYMNSLLQTLYHIPYFRKAVYHMPTTENDNPSGSIPLALQSLFYKLQYSDTSVATKELTKSFGWDTYDSFMQHDVQELNRVLCEKLEDKMKGTVVEGTIQQLFEGHHMNYIECINVDYRSTRKESFYDLQLDVKGCRDVYASFDKYVEVERLEGDNKYHAEKYGLQDARKGVLFIDFPPVLQLQLKRFEYDFARDTMVKINDRYEFPLQLDLDRENGKYLSPDADRSVRNLYTLHSVLVHSGGVHGGHYYAYIRPTLSDQWFKFDDERVTKEDLKRALEEQYGGEEELPHANPGFNNSPFKFTKYSNAYMLVYIRESDKEKIVCNVDEKDIAEHLRVRLKKEQDEKEQKRKEKAEAHLYTIIKVARDEDLGEQIGNEIYFDLVDHDKVRSFRIQKQMAFTQFKEEVAKELGIPVQFQRYWLWAKRQNHTYRPNRPLTPQEEIQSVGQLKDVSTKTNNAELKLYLEVEVGLDLLPCPPPEKTKDNILLFFKLYDPLKEEMRYVGRLFVEGSGKPLEILTKLNELAGFSPDEEIELFEEIKFEPNVMCEPIDRKQTFRGSQLEDGDIICIQKPLRSQTSEQYRFPDVPSFLEYVHNRQVVRFRSLDKPKEDDFSLELSKQNNYDEVVESLARHLGLDDPSKIRLTSHNCYSQQPKPQPIKYRGVDRLTEMLVHYNQTSDILYYEVLDIPLPELQGLKTLKVAFYNAAKDEVTIHTIRLPKQSTVGDVLNHLKTKVELSHPEAELRLLEVFYHKIYKIFPPTERIENINDQYWTLRAEEIPEEEKNLGPHDRLIHVYHFTKDATQNQAHVQNFGEPFFLVIHEGETLTEVKARIQKKLQVPNEEFSKWKFAFLSLGRPDYLQDSDIVSSRFQRRDVYGAWEQYLGLEHADNAPKRSYATNQNRQTFEKPVRIYN from the exons ATGCTTGTTCCTAATTCAGATTTTCCTGTTGAAGGTCCTCAGCCAATGGAAG TTGCGACTGCGGATACAGCTAGTACGGTGGATGGTCCACCAGTGGATGATCCGCCATCTGCTCGGTTTACGTGGACGATAGAGAACTTTTCGAGGTTGAATGTGAAGAAGCTATACTCAGAAGTTTTCCATGTAGGAGGATACAAATG GAGGATATTGATATTTCCTAAAGGGAACAACGTGGACcatttgtcaatgtatttggaTGTTGCAGATTCACCGTCATTGCCTTATGGGTGGAGTAGATATGCTCAGTTTAGCTTAGCTGTGCTCAACCAAGCCCATAACAAGTTTACAGTGAGAAAAG ATACTCAACACCAGTTTAATGCAAGAGAGAGTGACTGGGGTTTCACATCCTTCATGCCCCTTAGTGAATTATATGATCCTAGCAGAGGCTATCTTATGGATGATACAGTCATAGTTGAAGCTGATGTTGCTGTTCGTAGGGTCGTTGATTACTGGTCCCATGACTCTAAGAAGGAGACTGGTTGTGTTGGCCTTAAGAATCAGGGAGCCACTTGTTATATGAACTCTCTCCTCCAAACGTTGTACCATATTCCTTATTTTAGAAAG GCTGTGTATCATATGCCAACAACTGAGAATGACAATCCATCTGGGAGCATCCCTTTGGCTTTGCAGAGTTTGTTCTATAAGCTACAGTACAGTGACACTAGTGTAGCAACAAAAGAGTTGACGAAGTCCTTTGGATGGGACACATATGATTCTTTCATGCAGCATGATGTACAAGAACTTAACAGGGTTCTTTGTGAAAAACTTGAAGATAAAATGAAG GGAACCGTTGTAGAAGGCACAATACAACAACTGTTCGAGGGGCATCATATGAATTATATTGAATGTATCAATGTGGACTATAGATCAACAAGAAAAGAATctttttatg ACTTGCAGCTTGACGTCAAAGGGTGTCGTGATGTCTATGCTTCGTTTGACAAGTATGTTGAAGTAGAACGCCTTGAGGGTGATAATAAATACCATGCAGAGAAATATGGTTTACAG GATGCTAGGAAAGGTGTCCTTTTCATTGACTTCCCCCCTGTTCTTCAGCTTCAGTTAAAACGATTTGAATATGATTTTGCACGGGATACTATGGTCAAG ATAAATGACAGATATGAGTTTCCTTTACAACTCGATCTTGATAGAGAAAATGGCAAATATTTATCTCCTGATGCAGATCGAAGCGTTCGGAATCTCTATACTCTTCACAG tGTTTTGGTTCACAGTGGTGGAGTCCATGGGGGACACTATTATGCTTATATCAGGCCAACACTCTCTGATCAATG GTTTAAATTTGATGATGAGCGTGTGACAAAAGAAGATTTAAAGAGGGCTTTGGAAGAGCAGTATGGTGGTGAGGAAGAG TTACCTCATGCAAACCCTGGGTTCAACAATTCACCATTcaaatttacaaaatattcaaacgcATATATGCTTGTTTATATACGTGAAAGTGACAAAGAAAAGATTGTCTGCAATGTGGACGAGAAGGACATTGCGGAGCATCTCAGG GTAAGGCTAAAGAAAGAGCAAGATGAAAAGGAgcaaaagagaaaggaaaaagcaGAGGCTCACCTTTATACTATCATCAAG GTTGCTCGTGATGAAGACCTTGGTGAACAAATTGGAAATGAGATTTATTTTGATCTTGTGGATCATGACAAAGTCCGTAGTTTCCGTATCCAGAAACAGATGGCATTTACGCAATTCAAG GAGGAGGTTGCTAAGGAATTGGGTATACCGGTGCAGTTTCAGCGGTACTGGCTATGGGCAAAACGACAAAACCACACATATCGGCCTAATCGGCCGTTGACACCTCAAGAGGAAATTCAGTCT GTTGGACAATTGAAAGATGTCTCTACTAAAACAAATAACGCTGAGCTAAAACTTTATTTGGAGGTTGAAGTTGGCCTG GATTTGCTACCTTGTCCTCCACCTGAGAAGACCAAAGACAATATTCTTCTATTTTTCAAACTCTATGACCCTCTGAAAGAGGAGATGAG GTATGTTGGGCGGCTCTTTGTAGAAGGCAGTGGCAAGCCACTGGAGATATTGACCAAGCTAAATGAGTTGGCTGGCTTTTCACCTGATGAAGAGATTGAACTCTTTGAG GAAATAAAATTTGAACCCAATGTGATGTGTGAACCTATTGACCGGAAGCAAACATTTCGTGGCAGTCAG CTTGAAGATGGGGACATTATTTGCATTCAGAAACCTCTTCGAAGTCAAACTAGTGAACAGTACCGATTTCCTGACGTTCCCTCATTTTTAGAGTATGTGCACAATCGCCAG GTTGTTCGCTTCCGCTCATTGGACAAACCCAAGGAGGATGATTTTAGTCTTGAGTT GTCAAAGCAGAACAATTATGATGAAGTAGTTGAAAGTTTGGCTCGCCATCTCGGCTTGGATGACCCATCAAAAATAAGGCTTACATCACATAACTGCTACTCACAGCAGCCAAAACCTCAGCCAATAAAGTATCGAGGAGTGGACCGTCTTACGGAAATGCTTGTTCACTATAATCAG ACTTCAGACATTTTGTATTATGAAGTCCTCGATATTCCATTACCAGAGTTACAGGGCTTAAAAACTCTCAAAGTCGCCTTTTATAATGCTGCAAAAGATGaa GTGACAATCCATACTATTAGATTGCCCAAACAAAGTACTGTAGGTGATGTCCTTAATCATCTGAAGACAAAG gttGAGTTGTCACATCCAGAGGCTGAACTGAGATTGCTGGAAGTTTTCTATCACAAGATATATAAG ATTTTTCCACCTACTGAAAGGATTGAGAACATAAATGATCAGTACTGGACTTTGCGTGCAGAGGAG ATCCCTGAAGAGGAGAAAAACCTGGGTCCTCATGATCGCTTGATTCATGTTTACCATTTTACGAAGGACGCAACTCAAAATCAAGCA CATGTACAAAACTTTGGCGAGCCATTTTTTCTGGTTATTCATGAGGGTGAGACACTGACTGAAGTAAAAGCACGCATTCAGAAAAAATTGCAGGTTCCCAATGAGGAGTTTTCAAAG TGGAAGTTTGCGTTTTTGTCCCTGGGCCGTCCTGACTACCTCCAGGATTCAGATATTGTGTCCAGTCGCTTTCAG AGGAGAGATGTTTATGGTGCTTGGGAGCAGTATCTTGGATTAGAGCATGCGGACAATGCTCCTAAAAGGTCATATGCTACCAACCAG AATCGACAAACTTTTGAGAAGCCTGTTCGGATCTACAATTAG
- the LOC132059265 gene encoding ubiquitin C-terminal hydrolase 13-like isoform X1, with amino-acid sequence MTLIDTLSVDPEEDEMLVPNSDFPVEGPQPMEVATADTASTVDGPPVDDPPSARFTWTIENFSRLNVKKLYSEVFHVGGYKWRILIFPKGNNVDHLSMYLDVADSPSLPYGWSRYAQFSLAVLNQAHNKFTVRKDTQHQFNARESDWGFTSFMPLSELYDPSRGYLMDDTVIVEADVAVRRVVDYWSHDSKKETGCVGLKNQGATCYMNSLLQTLYHIPYFRKAVYHMPTTENDNPSGSIPLALQSLFYKLQYSDTSVATKELTKSFGWDTYDSFMQHDVQELNRVLCEKLEDKMKGTVVEGTIQQLFEGHHMNYIECINVDYRSTRKESFYDLQLDVKGCRDVYASFDKYVEVERLEGDNKYHAEKYGLQDARKGVLFIDFPPVLQLQLKRFEYDFARDTMVKINDRYEFPLQLDLDRENGKYLSPDADRSVRNLYTLHSVLVHSGGVHGGHYYAYIRPTLSDQWFKFDDERVTKEDLKRALEEQYGGEEELPHANPGFNNSPFKFTKYSNAYMLVYIRESDKEKIVCNVDEKDIAEHLRVRLKKEQDEKEQKRKEKAEAHLYTIIKVARDEDLGEQIGNEIYFDLVDHDKVRSFRIQKQMAFTQFKEEVAKELGIPVQFQRYWLWAKRQNHTYRPNRPLTPQEEIQSVGQLKDVSTKTNNAELKLYLEVEVGLDLLPCPPPEKTKDNILLFFKLYDPLKEEMRYVGRLFVEGSGKPLEILTKLNELAGFSPDEEIELFEEIKFEPNVMCEPIDRKQTFRGSQLEDGDIICIQKPLRSQTSEQYRFPDVPSFLEYVHNRQVVRFRSLDKPKEDDFSLELSKQNNYDEVVESLARHLGLDDPSKIRLTSHNCYSQQPKPQPIKYRGVDRLTEMLVHYNQTSDILYYEVLDIPLPELQGLKTLKVAFYNAAKDEVTIHTIRLPKQSTVGDVLNHLKTKVELSHPEAELRLLEVFYHKIYKIFPPTERIENINDQYWTLRAEEIPEEEKNLGPHDRLIHVYHFTKDATQNQAHVQNFGEPFFLVIHEGETLTEVKARIQKKLQVPNEEFSKWKFAFLSLGRPDYLQDSDIVSSRFQRRDVYGAWEQYLGLEHADNAPKRSYATNQNRQTFEKPVRIYN; translated from the exons ATGACTCTCATTGATACTCTTTCAGTTGAT ccTGAAGAAGACGAGATGCTTGTTCCTAATTCAGATTTTCCTGTTGAAGGTCCTCAGCCAATGGAAG TTGCGACTGCGGATACAGCTAGTACGGTGGATGGTCCACCAGTGGATGATCCGCCATCTGCTCGGTTTACGTGGACGATAGAGAACTTTTCGAGGTTGAATGTGAAGAAGCTATACTCAGAAGTTTTCCATGTAGGAGGATACAAATG GAGGATATTGATATTTCCTAAAGGGAACAACGTGGACcatttgtcaatgtatttggaTGTTGCAGATTCACCGTCATTGCCTTATGGGTGGAGTAGATATGCTCAGTTTAGCTTAGCTGTGCTCAACCAAGCCCATAACAAGTTTACAGTGAGAAAAG ATACTCAACACCAGTTTAATGCAAGAGAGAGTGACTGGGGTTTCACATCCTTCATGCCCCTTAGTGAATTATATGATCCTAGCAGAGGCTATCTTATGGATGATACAGTCATAGTTGAAGCTGATGTTGCTGTTCGTAGGGTCGTTGATTACTGGTCCCATGACTCTAAGAAGGAGACTGGTTGTGTTGGCCTTAAGAATCAGGGAGCCACTTGTTATATGAACTCTCTCCTCCAAACGTTGTACCATATTCCTTATTTTAGAAAG GCTGTGTATCATATGCCAACAACTGAGAATGACAATCCATCTGGGAGCATCCCTTTGGCTTTGCAGAGTTTGTTCTATAAGCTACAGTACAGTGACACTAGTGTAGCAACAAAAGAGTTGACGAAGTCCTTTGGATGGGACACATATGATTCTTTCATGCAGCATGATGTACAAGAACTTAACAGGGTTCTTTGTGAAAAACTTGAAGATAAAATGAAG GGAACCGTTGTAGAAGGCACAATACAACAACTGTTCGAGGGGCATCATATGAATTATATTGAATGTATCAATGTGGACTATAGATCAACAAGAAAAGAATctttttatg ACTTGCAGCTTGACGTCAAAGGGTGTCGTGATGTCTATGCTTCGTTTGACAAGTATGTTGAAGTAGAACGCCTTGAGGGTGATAATAAATACCATGCAGAGAAATATGGTTTACAG GATGCTAGGAAAGGTGTCCTTTTCATTGACTTCCCCCCTGTTCTTCAGCTTCAGTTAAAACGATTTGAATATGATTTTGCACGGGATACTATGGTCAAG ATAAATGACAGATATGAGTTTCCTTTACAACTCGATCTTGATAGAGAAAATGGCAAATATTTATCTCCTGATGCAGATCGAAGCGTTCGGAATCTCTATACTCTTCACAG tGTTTTGGTTCACAGTGGTGGAGTCCATGGGGGACACTATTATGCTTATATCAGGCCAACACTCTCTGATCAATG GTTTAAATTTGATGATGAGCGTGTGACAAAAGAAGATTTAAAGAGGGCTTTGGAAGAGCAGTATGGTGGTGAGGAAGAG TTACCTCATGCAAACCCTGGGTTCAACAATTCACCATTcaaatttacaaaatattcaaacgcATATATGCTTGTTTATATACGTGAAAGTGACAAAGAAAAGATTGTCTGCAATGTGGACGAGAAGGACATTGCGGAGCATCTCAGG GTAAGGCTAAAGAAAGAGCAAGATGAAAAGGAgcaaaagagaaaggaaaaagcaGAGGCTCACCTTTATACTATCATCAAG GTTGCTCGTGATGAAGACCTTGGTGAACAAATTGGAAATGAGATTTATTTTGATCTTGTGGATCATGACAAAGTCCGTAGTTTCCGTATCCAGAAACAGATGGCATTTACGCAATTCAAG GAGGAGGTTGCTAAGGAATTGGGTATACCGGTGCAGTTTCAGCGGTACTGGCTATGGGCAAAACGACAAAACCACACATATCGGCCTAATCGGCCGTTGACACCTCAAGAGGAAATTCAGTCT GTTGGACAATTGAAAGATGTCTCTACTAAAACAAATAACGCTGAGCTAAAACTTTATTTGGAGGTTGAAGTTGGCCTG GATTTGCTACCTTGTCCTCCACCTGAGAAGACCAAAGACAATATTCTTCTATTTTTCAAACTCTATGACCCTCTGAAAGAGGAGATGAG GTATGTTGGGCGGCTCTTTGTAGAAGGCAGTGGCAAGCCACTGGAGATATTGACCAAGCTAAATGAGTTGGCTGGCTTTTCACCTGATGAAGAGATTGAACTCTTTGAG GAAATAAAATTTGAACCCAATGTGATGTGTGAACCTATTGACCGGAAGCAAACATTTCGTGGCAGTCAG CTTGAAGATGGGGACATTATTTGCATTCAGAAACCTCTTCGAAGTCAAACTAGTGAACAGTACCGATTTCCTGACGTTCCCTCATTTTTAGAGTATGTGCACAATCGCCAG GTTGTTCGCTTCCGCTCATTGGACAAACCCAAGGAGGATGATTTTAGTCTTGAGTT GTCAAAGCAGAACAATTATGATGAAGTAGTTGAAAGTTTGGCTCGCCATCTCGGCTTGGATGACCCATCAAAAATAAGGCTTACATCACATAACTGCTACTCACAGCAGCCAAAACCTCAGCCAATAAAGTATCGAGGAGTGGACCGTCTTACGGAAATGCTTGTTCACTATAATCAG ACTTCAGACATTTTGTATTATGAAGTCCTCGATATTCCATTACCAGAGTTACAGGGCTTAAAAACTCTCAAAGTCGCCTTTTATAATGCTGCAAAAGATGaa GTGACAATCCATACTATTAGATTGCCCAAACAAAGTACTGTAGGTGATGTCCTTAATCATCTGAAGACAAAG gttGAGTTGTCACATCCAGAGGCTGAACTGAGATTGCTGGAAGTTTTCTATCACAAGATATATAAG ATTTTTCCACCTACTGAAAGGATTGAGAACATAAATGATCAGTACTGGACTTTGCGTGCAGAGGAG ATCCCTGAAGAGGAGAAAAACCTGGGTCCTCATGATCGCTTGATTCATGTTTACCATTTTACGAAGGACGCAACTCAAAATCAAGCA CATGTACAAAACTTTGGCGAGCCATTTTTTCTGGTTATTCATGAGGGTGAGACACTGACTGAAGTAAAAGCACGCATTCAGAAAAAATTGCAGGTTCCCAATGAGGAGTTTTCAAAG TGGAAGTTTGCGTTTTTGTCCCTGGGCCGTCCTGACTACCTCCAGGATTCAGATATTGTGTCCAGTCGCTTTCAG AGGAGAGATGTTTATGGTGCTTGGGAGCAGTATCTTGGATTAGAGCATGCGGACAATGCTCCTAAAAGGTCATATGCTACCAACCAG AATCGACAAACTTTTGAGAAGCCTGTTCGGATCTACAATTAG
- the LOC132059265 gene encoding ubiquitin C-terminal hydrolase 13-like isoform X3, which yields MIVMLDTQHQFNARESDWGFTSFMPLSELYDPSRGYLMDDTVIVEADVAVRRVVDYWSHDSKKETGCVGLKNQGATCYMNSLLQTLYHIPYFRKAVYHMPTTENDNPSGSIPLALQSLFYKLQYSDTSVATKELTKSFGWDTYDSFMQHDVQELNRVLCEKLEDKMKGTVVEGTIQQLFEGHHMNYIECINVDYRSTRKESFYDLQLDVKGCRDVYASFDKYVEVERLEGDNKYHAEKYGLQDARKGVLFIDFPPVLQLQLKRFEYDFARDTMVKINDRYEFPLQLDLDRENGKYLSPDADRSVRNLYTLHSVLVHSGGVHGGHYYAYIRPTLSDQWFKFDDERVTKEDLKRALEEQYGGEEELPHANPGFNNSPFKFTKYSNAYMLVYIRESDKEKIVCNVDEKDIAEHLRVRLKKEQDEKEQKRKEKAEAHLYTIIKVARDEDLGEQIGNEIYFDLVDHDKVRSFRIQKQMAFTQFKEEVAKELGIPVQFQRYWLWAKRQNHTYRPNRPLTPQEEIQSVGQLKDVSTKTNNAELKLYLEVEVGLDLLPCPPPEKTKDNILLFFKLYDPLKEEMRYVGRLFVEGSGKPLEILTKLNELAGFSPDEEIELFEEIKFEPNVMCEPIDRKQTFRGSQLEDGDIICIQKPLRSQTSEQYRFPDVPSFLEYVHNRQVVRFRSLDKPKEDDFSLELSKQNNYDEVVESLARHLGLDDPSKIRLTSHNCYSQQPKPQPIKYRGVDRLTEMLVHYNQTSDILYYEVLDIPLPELQGLKTLKVAFYNAAKDEVTIHTIRLPKQSTVGDVLNHLKTKVELSHPEAELRLLEVFYHKIYKIFPPTERIENINDQYWTLRAEEIPEEEKNLGPHDRLIHVYHFTKDATQNQAHVQNFGEPFFLVIHEGETLTEVKARIQKKLQVPNEEFSKWKFAFLSLGRPDYLQDSDIVSSRFQRRDVYGAWEQYLGLEHADNAPKRSYATNQNRQTFEKPVRIYN from the exons ATGATTGTTATGCTAGATACTCAACACCAGTTTAATGCAAGAGAGAGTGACTGGGGTTTCACATCCTTCATGCCCCTTAGTGAATTATATGATCCTAGCAGAGGCTATCTTATGGATGATACAGTCATAGTTGAAGCTGATGTTGCTGTTCGTAGGGTCGTTGATTACTGGTCCCATGACTCTAAGAAGGAGACTGGTTGTGTTGGCCTTAAGAATCAGGGAGCCACTTGTTATATGAACTCTCTCCTCCAAACGTTGTACCATATTCCTTATTTTAGAAAG GCTGTGTATCATATGCCAACAACTGAGAATGACAATCCATCTGGGAGCATCCCTTTGGCTTTGCAGAGTTTGTTCTATAAGCTACAGTACAGTGACACTAGTGTAGCAACAAAAGAGTTGACGAAGTCCTTTGGATGGGACACATATGATTCTTTCATGCAGCATGATGTACAAGAACTTAACAGGGTTCTTTGTGAAAAACTTGAAGATAAAATGAAG GGAACCGTTGTAGAAGGCACAATACAACAACTGTTCGAGGGGCATCATATGAATTATATTGAATGTATCAATGTGGACTATAGATCAACAAGAAAAGAATctttttatg ACTTGCAGCTTGACGTCAAAGGGTGTCGTGATGTCTATGCTTCGTTTGACAAGTATGTTGAAGTAGAACGCCTTGAGGGTGATAATAAATACCATGCAGAGAAATATGGTTTACAG GATGCTAGGAAAGGTGTCCTTTTCATTGACTTCCCCCCTGTTCTTCAGCTTCAGTTAAAACGATTTGAATATGATTTTGCACGGGATACTATGGTCAAG ATAAATGACAGATATGAGTTTCCTTTACAACTCGATCTTGATAGAGAAAATGGCAAATATTTATCTCCTGATGCAGATCGAAGCGTTCGGAATCTCTATACTCTTCACAG tGTTTTGGTTCACAGTGGTGGAGTCCATGGGGGACACTATTATGCTTATATCAGGCCAACACTCTCTGATCAATG GTTTAAATTTGATGATGAGCGTGTGACAAAAGAAGATTTAAAGAGGGCTTTGGAAGAGCAGTATGGTGGTGAGGAAGAG TTACCTCATGCAAACCCTGGGTTCAACAATTCACCATTcaaatttacaaaatattcaaacgcATATATGCTTGTTTATATACGTGAAAGTGACAAAGAAAAGATTGTCTGCAATGTGGACGAGAAGGACATTGCGGAGCATCTCAGG GTAAGGCTAAAGAAAGAGCAAGATGAAAAGGAgcaaaagagaaaggaaaaagcaGAGGCTCACCTTTATACTATCATCAAG GTTGCTCGTGATGAAGACCTTGGTGAACAAATTGGAAATGAGATTTATTTTGATCTTGTGGATCATGACAAAGTCCGTAGTTTCCGTATCCAGAAACAGATGGCATTTACGCAATTCAAG GAGGAGGTTGCTAAGGAATTGGGTATACCGGTGCAGTTTCAGCGGTACTGGCTATGGGCAAAACGACAAAACCACACATATCGGCCTAATCGGCCGTTGACACCTCAAGAGGAAATTCAGTCT GTTGGACAATTGAAAGATGTCTCTACTAAAACAAATAACGCTGAGCTAAAACTTTATTTGGAGGTTGAAGTTGGCCTG GATTTGCTACCTTGTCCTCCACCTGAGAAGACCAAAGACAATATTCTTCTATTTTTCAAACTCTATGACCCTCTGAAAGAGGAGATGAG GTATGTTGGGCGGCTCTTTGTAGAAGGCAGTGGCAAGCCACTGGAGATATTGACCAAGCTAAATGAGTTGGCTGGCTTTTCACCTGATGAAGAGATTGAACTCTTTGAG GAAATAAAATTTGAACCCAATGTGATGTGTGAACCTATTGACCGGAAGCAAACATTTCGTGGCAGTCAG CTTGAAGATGGGGACATTATTTGCATTCAGAAACCTCTTCGAAGTCAAACTAGTGAACAGTACCGATTTCCTGACGTTCCCTCATTTTTAGAGTATGTGCACAATCGCCAG GTTGTTCGCTTCCGCTCATTGGACAAACCCAAGGAGGATGATTTTAGTCTTGAGTT GTCAAAGCAGAACAATTATGATGAAGTAGTTGAAAGTTTGGCTCGCCATCTCGGCTTGGATGACCCATCAAAAATAAGGCTTACATCACATAACTGCTACTCACAGCAGCCAAAACCTCAGCCAATAAAGTATCGAGGAGTGGACCGTCTTACGGAAATGCTTGTTCACTATAATCAG ACTTCAGACATTTTGTATTATGAAGTCCTCGATATTCCATTACCAGAGTTACAGGGCTTAAAAACTCTCAAAGTCGCCTTTTATAATGCTGCAAAAGATGaa GTGACAATCCATACTATTAGATTGCCCAAACAAAGTACTGTAGGTGATGTCCTTAATCATCTGAAGACAAAG gttGAGTTGTCACATCCAGAGGCTGAACTGAGATTGCTGGAAGTTTTCTATCACAAGATATATAAG ATTTTTCCACCTACTGAAAGGATTGAGAACATAAATGATCAGTACTGGACTTTGCGTGCAGAGGAG ATCCCTGAAGAGGAGAAAAACCTGGGTCCTCATGATCGCTTGATTCATGTTTACCATTTTACGAAGGACGCAACTCAAAATCAAGCA CATGTACAAAACTTTGGCGAGCCATTTTTTCTGGTTATTCATGAGGGTGAGACACTGACTGAAGTAAAAGCACGCATTCAGAAAAAATTGCAGGTTCCCAATGAGGAGTTTTCAAAG TGGAAGTTTGCGTTTTTGTCCCTGGGCCGTCCTGACTACCTCCAGGATTCAGATATTGTGTCCAGTCGCTTTCAG AGGAGAGATGTTTATGGTGCTTGGGAGCAGTATCTTGGATTAGAGCATGCGGACAATGCTCCTAAAAGGTCATATGCTACCAACCAG AATCGACAAACTTTTGAGAAGCCTGTTCGGATCTACAATTAG